Proteins from a genomic interval of Granulicella sp. L56:
- a CDS encoding L-rhamnose mutarotase, with translation MQRICFVLHVRREKIEEYRECHAAIWPAMVEALQDAGWKNYSLFLQTDGLLVGYFETEDLVSSQEKMQAASVNAQWQHEMAHCFENLGETMPDQNIIPLTEVFHLT, from the coding sequence GTGCAACGCATATGTTTTGTGCTTCATGTCCGACGGGAAAAGATAGAAGAGTACCGAGAATGTCACGCAGCAATATGGCCAGCGATGGTTGAAGCTCTGCAAGATGCCGGCTGGAAAAACTATTCTTTGTTTCTACAGACCGACGGCCTTCTAGTCGGCTATTTCGAAACGGAAGACCTGGTGTCTTCGCAGGAGAAGATGCAGGCCGCCTCCGTGAATGCACAATGGCAGCATGAGATGGCCCATTGTTTCGAAAATTTAGGAGAGACAATGCCCGACCAAAATATCATTCCACTGACAGAAGTCTTTCATCTGACCTGA